GGAATTTGCCACAATTCTTTAGTGCTCGAGGATATGGCTTTTGCGCCTTTTTCAAAAAGATTAATAACGTCTTCCTTTTTGTTAATCAATCCTCCAGCAATTATTGGGACATCAGTCCTAATATTTTCTATAAAGTAAGGAGCTGCTATTGCTGGAAGTATTTCAAAAGCATCTGGGAGTGAAGACTTTTCAATAAAACTCTTGATTGATTTTAACGATCCAGAATCTATTAGGAAAACTCTTTGTATGGCTAAAAGATTTTCTTTCATAGCAGATCTTATAACATTATTTTTTGTTGAAATGATACCGTTGCATAACTTTTTTGTTGCTAAAAATTCTACGCTTTTTTTGTCAGAAGCAATACCTTCAAGTAAATCAACATTAATCATCAATACCTTTTTGGATTTTTTTACCTGAAGCATGATATTTTCAAGGTCAAGGAGTGAGCCAGTTAACAAAAAAATAACAGGTGATTTTGCTTTCAAAGCATCTTCAAAGTCATTTAGATTTCTAACTGCTGGAATTATTGTATTTTCTACTATTAAATCCTTTAGGCTAATCATAAAGTTTTAAGCTCCTTTAACTAGTTTGTCTCTTGTGTAATTTTTAGTTTCTACCGTCCGTGTAGCTATTATATCACAACCTGTATTTAAAATATTTTTGATTATAATATCCCCTCTTTTTATTGGAGCTTCTACTTCGGTTTTTCTAATTATATCCATTATTTTGCTCATAAGTCTTAATGGAACGGGTTTGTCAGATCTTACAGAGGCCATAGGGATTTCTCCGTTTTCAACTTTTACACTGGTAACTACGACCCTCAAAGGGTCTGAAATTTCTTGTTTTACAAATTCCAGTCCTCTTTTGCAGCGGTTTCCACTTGTTTCAACTATTTCGATATCATCAGCATCTACATAAATAACATTAATCTTACAACCTAAAGGGCAAGTCGTACATACTATTTTCTTCTTTTTATATTCAACTGAATTCACGTGCTTTCACCTCAATTTCCTTTAAATTTTTATCTTTAAATGGTTTCATGAATATTTCTATCATCTCTGAAGGTCTAGCTTCTTCTTCAACCATTTTGATACCTAAAGGTTCAACGGTTATTTCCACTTTTTTAAAAGCTTTAGAAACACGCAAATATAACTTTGCACGTTCGTTTGGATCAATGTAGGAAGGATGCATTATATTGATACCTTCCCCTTTTTTAATTGTTATTATATCCTCTGGATGATATTCGTTTTTTGCATATAACGCTGCATACTTTCCAGCTTTTTCGCCTTCTTTAGCAACATAATCTACTAAGTCAAATATAACAGTGCAATTACCTGCTGCGAAAATCCAGTCTTCACTAGTTTGGTTAGTATTAGAAGTTATAAATCCTGGCCCTGTTCTTACAAATTCCACAGGTTTAACAGAAGGGATAAGGCCTACGGAAGTTATCAAAGAATCAACTTCAAAAATTTTTTCTGAATTAGGGATAATATCTCTATTTTCATCGAGCTGAGAAACATATACTTTATTTAATCTTTTATCTCCTTCGACTTTAGTAACTGTATGTGAAAGATAAAGAGGAATTCCGTAATCTCTTAAGCATTGTTGAACATTTCTTTCCAATCCACCAGGATATGGCAGTATTTCAACGACACCTTTTACCTCAATGCCCTCAAGGTGCAATCTTCTGGCCATGATTAATCCTATATCTCCTGAACCAACTATCAATGCACTATTAGCTGGTTTTAGATTTTGAAGGTTAATGTATTTTTGAGCGACTCCAGCTGTGAAAATTCCGCTAACTCTATCTCCAGAAAGTCCCAGAGAATTAAAATGTCTTTCTCTTGCACCCGTTGTCATAACCAAGGCCTTAGTTTTTATTTCATGAATGCCTTGACTATTTACAAAAGTTATTTTTTTGTCCTTACTTACTTCAAGAACAAAAGTCCCTTTTAATATTCGTACATTTGTTTTTTCTAGTTCCTCTTGAAGAGTCTCTTTAAACTCAGGCCCTGTCAAATCTTTTCTGTAATATTGTAATCCAAAACCATTATGTATACACTGGTTTAGAACTCCCCCACTTTCATCTTCTCTTTCGATTAAAATAACATCTGCGCCATTTTTATTTGCTGAAATTGCTGCAGCCATTCCTCCACCGCCGGCACCAATAACAACTACATCAGTTTCGTATTTCATATTATTCTCACCTCTGAATTAATTATCCATGAGCCTTTTTCATTTTGAAGTATTTCATCGGGTCTTAACCCTGTTTCTTCAGAAATTATTTTTAATATCTTTGAAGAACAAAAACTTCCTTGACATTCTCCAAAAGATGCCCTTGTTGCAAATTTCACTTCATCTATAGTTCTAGCACCATCTTTTATAGCTTCTTTTATTTCTTTTTTTGTAACTTTATTACAGAAACAAACCATTTCTCCAGCTTCTGGATCTTCTTCAATGACTTTTTCCCAATATTCTAAATCGGTTTCAACTAAGTGAGGAGTTTTTTCAACATAATTAATATAATCACTTCTTTTTTGAAGGTTTAAATGTATTTTTTCTTGAATTAAATATTCAACAACATATTTAGCGATTGCTGGGGCTGCTGTTAATCCGGGTGATCTGATTCCAGAAACATGTATTACATTATCTTTTCCTTTGTCTATATAAAAATCTTTATCTCTCGTTTCTGGCCTCAATCCAGCAAAGGTTTTAACTACGTTTCTAGAAAAATCTAAAGAAGGAACTAAACGTAAAGATTTTTCTTTGACTTCTGAAAGTCCTTCAAATGTTGTTGAAAAATCTTCTTTTGATTTTACACCACGAGCTGTTGGACCAGCAATATATCCACCGTCTACTGTAGGAACAATCAAACATCCCTTAGTTAATTTAGAAGGAGTTGGAAAGATTATGGAGTTTACATATTTGATATCTTTCCCCAACAGAAAATACTCACCTTTTACAGGAAAAATAAAGGGTACTTCATCACCAAATAATTTCGCGACCTCATCAGCATATAAACCAGCTACATTAATAACTAAATCAGCTGTATAGTTACTTCCATCTTCAAAATACAATTCGAATTTTCTATCTTTCTTTTCCACATTTACAAGTTTTTTATTCTTTAAAACTTTTCCTCCGTTAAGTTTAACGGACTTTGCTGCTTGCATTGCAACTTCCCAGGGTTCAACTACACCTGCTATAGGGCAGTAAAAAGACCTTAAGGCACTTTCATTCAAATTGGGCTCCATATTTACTAACTCGTCTCTTTCTAAAATTTTATATTCATTGACATTATTTTTTATTGCTTTTTCCACTAATTCATCTATAGCTTCTAATTCATTTTCTTCCAATGCTATAACATGAGAACCTGTTCTTATTATCTCTACAGAAAGTTCTTCAGCAACTAAATCATACAATCGATTACCCTTATAACACAATTCTCCTCTTAAACTTCCTGGGGGATCATCGTATCCTCCGTGAATTATACCTGAATTACCTTTGGTCACTCCTTGACCAATTCCACTTTTTGATTCAAACAAATAGACATCTTCAATATATTTGTTAATTTCTCTAGCTATCAAGCTTCCAACGATACCTGCTCCA
This Petrotoga sp. 9PW.55.5.1 DNA region includes the following protein-coding sequences:
- a CDS encoding glycerol-3-phosphate responsive antiterminator; translated protein: MISLKDLIVENTIIPAVRNLNDFEDALKAKSPVIFLLTGSLLDLENIMLQVKKSKKVLMINVDLLEGIASDKKSVEFLATKKLCNGIISTKNNVIRSAMKENLLAIQRVFLIDSGSLKSIKSFIEKSSLPDAFEILPAIAAPYFIENIRTDVPIIAGGLINKKEDVINLFEKGAKAISSSTKELWQIP
- a CDS encoding NAD(P)/FAD-dependent oxidoreductase, giving the protein MIAVIGAGIVGSLIAREINKYIEDVYLFESKSGIGQGVTKGNSGIIHGGYDDPPGSLRGELCYKGNRLYDLVAEELSVEIIRTGSHVIALEENELEAIDELVEKAIKNNVNEYKILERDELVNMEPNLNESALRSFYCPIAGVVEPWEVAMQAAKSVKLNGGKVLKNKKLVNVEKKDRKFELYFEDGSNYTADLVINVAGLYADEVAKLFGDEVPFIFPVKGEYFLLGKDIKYVNSIIFPTPSKLTKGCLIVPTVDGGYIAGPTARGVKSKEDFSTTFEGLSEVKEKSLRLVPSLDFSRNVVKTFAGLRPETRDKDFYIDKGKDNVIHVSGIRSPGLTAAPAIAKYVVEYLIQEKIHLNLQKRSDYINYVEKTPHLVETDLEYWEKVIEEDPEAGEMVCFCNKVTKKEIKEAIKDGARTIDEVKFATRASFGECQGSFCSSKILKIISEETGLRPDEILQNEKGSWIINSEVRII
- a CDS encoding NAD(P)/FAD-dependent oxidoreductase, which gives rise to MKYETDVVVIGAGGGGMAAAISANKNGADVILIEREDESGGVLNQCIHNGFGLQYYRKDLTGPEFKETLQEELEKTNVRILKGTFVLEVSKDKKITFVNSQGIHEIKTKALVMTTGARERHFNSLGLSGDRVSGIFTAGVAQKYINLQNLKPANSALIVGSGDIGLIMARRLHLEGIEVKGVVEILPYPGGLERNVQQCLRDYGIPLYLSHTVTKVEGDKRLNKVYVSQLDENRDIIPNSEKIFEVDSLITSVGLIPSVKPVEFVRTGPGFITSNTNQTSEDWIFAAGNCTVIFDLVDYVAKEGEKAGKYAALYAKNEYHPEDIITIKKGEGINIMHPSYIDPNERAKLYLRVSKAFKKVEITVEPLGIKMVEEEARPSEMIEIFMKPFKDKNLKEIEVKAREFS
- a CDS encoding DUF1667 domain-containing protein; translated protein: MNSVEYKKKKIVCTTCPLGCKINVIYVDADDIEIVETSGNRCKRGLEFVKQEISDPLRVVVTSVKVENGEIPMASVRSDKPVPLRLMSKIMDIIRKTEVEAPIKRGDIIIKNILNTGCDIIATRTVETKNYTRDKLVKGA